The Vibrio sp. 16 genome segment CTCTTAGACGCGTTCACATTTTCGTTAATGTTATCTAAGTTATTGATCGCATGATTAAATCGGTTTTGGAAAGCACCGAGCTCTGCGCGATGGCTATCAACAAATTTCAGTGCTGCATCAACAATCGCCACAGACTGCTGAGCGCCACCAACGCTTCTCACATCAATGGTATCCACGGTGACTGCCTGTGCCGCACCAATGTCAAGATCGCCCGCTAAGCTGCCTCCAAACGTCGCAGCACCCTCTACTTTGTTGTTATCGGTAAACAACTGCAGTTGGCCATCTTCGTCAACAGACGCTTTCACAAAGTCGGTTTGACCGTTGATATAAGTGGCAAGCTCTTCAATATCATCACCCGCTTTTGCATTGATCTCGATATTTTGCTCTTCACCAAATTTGTCCGTTAACGTGATGGTCAAGTCGTTAGCACCACTTTGAACTGCCCAGTCGGCATCTTGTCCATTTGCGGCAACATAACTATTGCCGCCCATCATGGTGTTGTCGCTACGCATGTTTTTCATTGTCAACATCACAGCTTCACCATTGTCCGCACCAATCTGGAACGATTTGGTTGCGAAGGTACCGTTAAGCAATTTATTGCCACCAAACGACGTGGTTTCAGCAATACGATTGAGCTCGTCATTTAGAGCGGTGATCTCTTCTTGGATCGCGACACGTTCAGACTTGGAGTTTGAGCCGTTAGCAGATTGAAGTGACAAGTCACGCATACGTTGAAGTATGTTCGTTGTCTCGTTCATCGCACCTTCCGCTGTTTGCGCCATCGAAATACCATCATTAGCATTTCGAACGGCAACATCTAAACCTCGGCTTTGAACGTTCAATCGGTTGGAGATCTGTAGACCTGCAGCATCATCTTTTGCGCTGTTGATCTTAAATCCAGAAGATAGTCTTTCCATTGAAGTTTGTTGAGCATTGGACGCGGCATTCAAGTGTCTTTGTGCTGTCATCGCTGCAACGTTGGTATTTACATTAACCGCCATAGTGGTCTCTCCTATTGATTTTCCGTTACCGGAACTTCGGTCAAGCTTTCCGACGTCTCGGAAAACCAATGAGTTCTCTCAAAGTAACTTCTATAGCGACAATTAATTGTTCAACTTTAGAGCAAAAAGCAGATTAAATAGGCAATTTCGGTCTATATCATTGAAAGTATGATCGAATAAATAAATATGAAATTTGATGCTAAAGTTTTGCCCAAATTGGTCGGGTGACATTATCGAACAAGACAGGGTGGAGATGACCGCAACAGCTCTCGGTGCTGGTGCGGAAAGTGATGGGAACAGCACTAAGAACGTAGATTACAGGTAAAGAAAAGCCCCTTTTCCTTTGAGAGAACCGGGGCTAGAGGGTAGCCATGCAATGTGGAGATCGAGAGAAATGATCATAGCTTGGCTATTTGTCACATAGGCATCACGATTGAGAGACAGGGTGTGAGAGAGAGCCTCTTAAACGCTAACCTATGCTTGCCGCAATTTCCTCACTAGCCCCACGTCTGGGATTACGCTAGTGAAGCATATTGCTACTACTGCAATAGTGACATTGCAGAGTTCGGCAACTGTTTTGCTTGAGCCAATATCGAAGTACCAGCTTGTTGCAGAATTTGTGCTTTGGTCATCGCCGTTGTTTCTTTCGCGAAGTCTGTATCGCGAATTCGGCTGTTTGATGCCTCTACGTTTTCCTGGATGTTAGCCAGGTTGTTGATACTGTGGCTTAGTCGGTTTTGTTTCGCACCCAGGTCAGCACGCTGAGAATCAACATACTGTAGCGCCGAGTCGATAATACCAACCGCATTTTGCGCGCCACCCACGCTTCTTACATCAATACTCTGAACGGTAGTTTGAACACCAGGACCACCATTGAGACCCAACTCACCCGCTAGACCACCAGAGATACTTAGGTCACTCTTAAGCTCAGCTTGAGATGCGAAGAGTTGCAGTTTACCTTCCTCATCGACAGACGCTTTTACCAGATCAGTCTGACCGTTAATGTAAGTGGCCAACTCTTCGATATCGTCACCGTCTTTCGCCAAGATATCGATAGTAACCAGATCACCATCTTTACCTGTGAACTCAAGCTTGAGGTCTCGCGCATTTGCCGGTACGCCCCAGTCTTTGCCTTTCCCTTGCTCAGAGATAAAGCTTTGACCGCCCATACGGAAATCATCAGCACGAATGCTTGTTAAGCCCATGATGATTGCCTCACCAGAACTCGCACCGATTTGGAATGACGCCTCACCAAACGTACCGTTAAGTAGCTTACGACCACCGAAAGATGTGGTTTCCGCGATACGGTTTAGCTCGTCTTGTAGCGCCGACACCTCTTCATTGATCGCAGTACGTTCAGAATCTGAGTTAGTACCATTGGCAGATTGTAGCGATAGGTCACGCATACGTTGCAGGATGGCTGTCGATTCATTCATCGCACCTTCAGCCGTTTGCGCAATCGAGATACCATCGTTGGCGTTACGCATCGCAACATCCAGACCACGAGACTGTGCTGTTAAGCGGTTGGAGATTTGCAGACCCGCCGCATCATCTTTCGCACTGTTGATCTGTTGGCCTGACGACAAGCGTTCCATTGAAGTATTCAAGTCACCTGTCGCTTTGTTCAAATAACGCTGTGCGGTCATTGCCGATACGTTAGTATTTACTGTTATGGTCATAATTTGCTCTCCTAGTGAGTTCGCAAGTGCTTGCGAAGCGGCCAGCTTAATCTCATTTGGAAGCACTGACCGTAAA includes the following:
- a CDS encoding flagellin is translated as MTITVNTNVSAMTAQRYLNKATGDLNTSMERLSSGQQINSAKDDAAGLQISNRLTAQSRGLDVAMRNANDGISIAQTAEGAMNESTAILQRMRDLSLQSANGTNSDSERTAINEEVSALQDELNRIAETTSFGGRKLLNGTFGEASFQIGASSGEAIIMGLTSIRADDFRMGGQSFISEQGKGKDWGVPANARDLKLEFTGKDGDLVTIDILAKDGDDIEELATYINGQTDLVKASVDEEGKLQLFASQAELKSDLSISGGLAGELGLNGGPGVQTTVQSIDVRSVGGAQNAVGIIDSALQYVDSQRADLGAKQNRLSHSINNLANIQENVEASNSRIRDTDFAKETTAMTKAQILQQAGTSILAQAKQLPNSAMSLLQ
- a CDS encoding flagellin, encoding MAVNVNTNVAAMTAQRHLNAASNAQQTSMERLSSGFKINSAKDDAAGLQISNRLNVQSRGLDVAVRNANDGISMAQTAEGAMNETTNILQRMRDLSLQSANGSNSKSERVAIQEEITALNDELNRIAETTSFGGNKLLNGTFATKSFQIGADNGEAVMLTMKNMRSDNTMMGGNSYVAANGQDADWAVQSGANDLTITLTDKFGEEQNIEINAKAGDDIEELATYINGQTDFVKASVDEDGQLQLFTDNNKVEGAATFGGSLAGDLDIGAAQAVTVDTIDVRSVGGAQQSVAIVDAALKFVDSHRAELGAFQNRFNHAINNLDNINENVNASKSRIKDTDFAKETTALTKSQILTQASSSVLAQAKQAPNSALGLLG